The Methanolacinia paynteri genome includes a region encoding these proteins:
- a CDS encoding Coenzyme F420 hydrogenase/dehydrogenase, beta subunit C-terminal domain, with amino-acid sequence MVAKGDMLWAWAKDSAALERGECGGAVTALLKYALESGEVDGVLTVEKGVDLYDAKPVFITNPEDIAKAAGSLHCGTLLMPKLIKKYLNGARDMKIAVTMKGCDAKAFYELVKRQQINIDNVLTIGLNCGGSVSPIEARVMIEEKFGLNPDDIVKEEIDKGQFIVLTKDGEHKGIKIDELEEEGYGRRANCQRCKTKIPRQCDLACGNWGVIGDKAGKATFVEVCSDKGAALVTKAEGKAIETAKPAGPALDIRGKVEGAMFKLGDKCRKEQFEKLGEGKERLNYIMDQTSRCIKCYQCIENCPICYCVECSTKKSHLVDPGDVTPPFMFHLIRYSHIADSCVNCGQCQELCAMDIPNALFMHALQLEMQDMFGYEPGVNLDLPVLSLVEEPAERKRLNDTGTDQIFNIFGQKE; translated from the coding sequence ATGGTAGCAAAAGGCGACATGCTCTGGGCATGGGCAAAAGATTCCGCTGCTCTCGAGAGAGGAGAGTGCGGTGGTGCAGTAACCGCTCTTCTGAAATACGCTCTTGAAAGCGGAGAAGTCGACGGTGTTCTCACAGTCGAGAAGGGTGTCGATCTCTACGATGCAAAACCCGTGTTCATCACGAACCCCGAGGATATTGCAAAGGCGGCAGGATCGCTCCACTGCGGTACGCTTCTCATGCCTAAACTCATCAAGAAGTACCTCAACGGTGCACGCGACATGAAGATCGCGGTAACCATGAAGGGCTGCGATGCAAAGGCATTCTACGAACTCGTCAAGAGGCAGCAGATCAATATCGACAACGTCCTCACGATCGGTCTCAACTGCGGAGGATCGGTAAGCCCGATCGAAGCACGCGTAATGATCGAGGAGAAATTCGGCCTCAACCCCGACGACATCGTCAAGGAAGAGATCGACAAGGGTCAGTTCATCGTTCTCACAAAGGACGGCGAGCACAAGGGCATCAAGATCGACGAACTTGAAGAGGAAGGATACGGACGCCGTGCAAACTGCCAGCGCTGCAAGACAAAGATCCCGCGCCAGTGCGATCTTGCATGCGGTAACTGGGGAGTTATCGGCGACAAGGCCGGAAAGGCGACATTCGTCGAAGTCTGCTCGGACAAGGGTGCAGCCCTCGTTACGAAGGCGGAAGGCAAGGCAATCGAGACAGCAAAGCCCGCAGGACCTGCACTGGATATCCGCGGAAAGGTCGAGGGCGCGATGTTCAAGCTCGGAGACAAGTGCCGCAAGGAGCAGTTCGAAAAGCTCGGCGAAGGCAAAGAACGTCTCAACTACATCATGGACCAGACCTCAAGGTGCATCAAGTGCTACCAGTGCATTGAGAACTGCCCGATCTGCTACTGTGTCGAGTGTTCGACCAAGAAATCGCACCTTGTAGATCCCGGCGATGTTACCCCGCCATTCATGTTCCACTTAATCCGCTATTCGCATATTGCAGATTCCTGTGTAAACTGCGGCCAGTGCCAGGAACTCTGTGCAATGGACATACCCAATGCATTATTCATGCACGCACTTCAGCTCGAGATGCAGGACATGTTCGGATACGAGCCTGGTGTCAACCTAGATCTCCCGGTACTCTCGCTTGTCGAGGAACCGGCCGAGAGAAAGCGCCTTAACGACACAGGCACCGACCAGATCTTCAACATCTTCGGCCAGAAAGAATAA
- a CDS encoding carbonic anhydrase: protein MIDAFIEGNKKFVEKEFRQKKDHYSSLSKGQSPKSLWITCSDSRVNPERITSAEAGEIFVHRNIGNIVPEDDLNIATVLEYAVNHLKVGQIVICGHSNCGAMKALVSKGGTGDQYIPQWLEEAKPAAENAVSRGCPEKMKTLEIENIKHQLENLKKYYMVRDAIDRGRLEVHGMYYDLETGLIEEVA, encoded by the coding sequence ATGATTGATGCTTTTATCGAAGGTAACAAAAAATTTGTAGAGAAGGAGTTCAGGCAGAAGAAGGATCACTATTCTTCATTATCAAAAGGGCAGAGCCCTAAATCGCTCTGGATTACGTGTTCCGACTCGAGAGTTAATCCTGAAAGAATTACCTCGGCCGAGGCCGGCGAGATCTTCGTTCACAGGAATATCGGCAATATCGTTCCTGAAGATGACCTGAATATTGCAACGGTACTCGAATACGCGGTGAACCACCTGAAGGTCGGGCAGATTGTAATATGCGGGCATTCAAACTGCGGGGCCATGAAGGCGCTCGTATCCAAAGGCGGCACAGGCGATCAGTATATTCCGCAGTGGCTTGAGGAAGCGAAGCCGGCCGCCGAGAATGCAGTGTCACGCGGGTGCCCTGAAAAGATGAAAACCCTTGAGATCGAGAATATAAAACACCAGCTCGAAAACCTGAAAAAATATTACATGGTCCGTGATGCAATCGACAGGGGCAGACTTGAGGTCCACGGGATGTATTACGATCTCGAAACGGGCCTGATCGAAGAAGTGGCCTGA
- a CDS encoding NADH-quinone oxidoreductase subunit B family protein: MKGFFGKLIQKPLTERIEVTDSDFERYGSMLKAEINSVFKRSIAIREVDCGSDNAAEIEINNLSSPYYDIERFGVTFVASPRHADVLFVTGAVTHNMRYALKKTYDATPSPKFVVAIGDEACTGGIFKDSYAICGPVSSVVQVDLEIPGNPPEPVEMIKGLLTLMKKAKTD; encoded by the coding sequence ATGAAGGGATTCTTTGGTAAACTTATACAAAAACCTCTGACAGAGAGGATCGAAGTAACCGATTCGGACTTCGAAAGATACGGATCGATGCTGAAGGCCGAAATAAATTCGGTCTTCAAGAGGAGCATTGCTATAAGGGAGGTCGACTGCGGGAGCGACAATGCCGCCGAGATCGAGATCAACAACCTCAGCTCGCCTTACTACGACATCGAACGCTTCGGGGTGACATTCGTTGCATCCCCGCGTCATGCCGACGTCCTTTTCGTAACCGGTGCCGTGACCCACAATATGAGATACGCCCTGAAGAAGACCTACGATGCAACCCCGTCCCCTAAATTCGTCGTTGCAATCGGAGACGAGGCATGTACAGGCGGCATATTCAAAGACAGCTATGCTATCTGCGGCCCGGTGAGTTCGGTCGTTCAGGTGGACCTTGAGATCCCCGGGAACCCTCCCGAACCCGTGGAAATGATTAAAGGCCTTCTGACCCTCATGAAGAAGGCAAAAACAGATTAA
- a CDS encoding hydrogenase large subunit: MADSCKPTMIANNGVMDHEFRLAENDTDFGERIEYLKRSGYVLLCLFCREDYATRDLFRLTYIFESQENRHIYEMEYGTSCNAVSIAELFPTASLYEREITDGFGIPFSGSFDTRRLILHAAYPKDFHPLKKSFRNGPVNVREYVPEEELYKFRRLEGKGVYEVAVGPVHAGVIEPGHFRFSVIGEAIFNLETRLYYLHRGIEKLAEGKKPAECLKIAESISGDESVANSVCFCLAAEKIAGIRPSLRAETLRGIALEMERICSLLSDCAGMLTDVAYPVGASRFMALKEECMRMNKKLFGHRFIRGYITIGGVSADIGSTDLLLLESFADRIGESVKEAYDSAVTSSSVIDRLATTGIVRQSLIRPLNLTGPVARSSGGRRDVRTDYPYGIYNHHTPEIPSHDTGDVLSRFMQKAEEIQASARFIKSITGEMPAGEIKTSGTDIHDGCAFAMVEGARGQNLHYLEIRDGKIWRYKVRTASFTNWLSIEHAVIGNIVPDFPVINKSLNLSYAGNDL, from the coding sequence ATGGCAGATTCCTGCAAACCAACAATGATTGCAAACAACGGCGTAATGGATCATGAATTCCGCCTTGCCGAAAATGACACGGATTTCGGTGAACGGATAGAATACCTGAAAAGATCTGGCTATGTCCTGCTCTGCCTCTTCTGCCGGGAGGACTATGCAACAAGAGATCTTTTCAGGCTGACATACATCTTCGAGAGCCAGGAGAACAGGCATATTTACGAGATGGAATACGGGACATCCTGTAATGCGGTCTCGATTGCAGAACTGTTCCCGACGGCATCCCTGTATGAAAGAGAGATCACCGACGGTTTCGGCATTCCTTTCAGCGGCTCTTTCGACACGAGGAGGCTGATCCTCCATGCCGCCTATCCGAAGGATTTCCACCCTCTGAAAAAATCGTTCCGCAACGGACCCGTAAACGTCAGGGAGTATGTCCCGGAAGAGGAGCTTTATAAATTCAGGAGGCTCGAGGGAAAAGGAGTCTACGAGGTCGCCGTAGGGCCTGTTCACGCAGGAGTCATCGAGCCGGGGCACTTCAGGTTCAGCGTAATCGGTGAGGCGATATTCAACCTCGAAACCCGCCTCTATTATCTCCACAGGGGGATCGAAAAACTCGCCGAGGGTAAAAAACCGGCAGAATGCCTGAAGATTGCCGAATCGATATCCGGAGACGAGAGCGTTGCAAACTCCGTCTGCTTCTGCCTTGCGGCCGAAAAGATCGCAGGCATCAGGCCGTCCCTTCGTGCGGAGACGCTGAGAGGCATCGCACTCGAGATGGAGAGAATCTGCTCGCTGTTAAGCGACTGTGCAGGGATGCTGACCGATGTGGCCTACCCTGTAGGAGCAAGCCGGTTCATGGCCCTGAAGGAGGAGTGCATGAGAATGAACAAAAAGCTCTTCGGCCACAGGTTCATAAGGGGTTATATCACCATCGGCGGCGTGTCGGCCGATATCGGATCTACCGATCTCCTGCTGCTGGAGTCCTTTGCAGACAGGATCGGCGAATCCGTAAAAGAGGCATACGATTCCGCGGTAACCTCCTCGTCGGTCATCGACAGGCTCGCCACAACAGGAATCGTCAGGCAGTCGCTTATCAGACCATTAAACCTGACCGGACCCGTTGCAAGATCTTCGGGAGGCAGAAGAGACGTGAGAACAGACTACCCCTACGGGATCTACAATCACCACACTCCTGAGATCCCTTCACACGATACCGGCGATGTGCTGTCCCGTTTCATGCAGAAGGCAGAAGAGATCCAGGCATCGGCACGGTTCATAAAAAGCATCACCGGGGAGATGCCGGCAGGAGAGATCAAAACCTCCGGAACGGATATCCACGACGGATGTGCATTCGCGATGGTCGAAGGTGCACGGGGCCAGAACCTGCATTACCTGGAAATTCGCGACGGAAAGATCTGGAGATACAAGGTTCGGACCGCATCTTTCACGAACTGGCTTTCGATCGAGCATGCCGTTATCGGAAACATCGTTCCGGACTTTCCGGTGATCAACAAGAGCCTGAACCTTTCCTATGCGGGGAACGATCTGTGA
- a CDS encoding proton-conducting transporter transmembrane domain-containing protein, with amino-acid sequence MTAILYLIAGIIAFSLIMILKGHRSKKVILILHSAANIAISGYIMFACAIPETSGFFRVDHLSAFEAGLSSVVFFAASLYAGGYVTRLIETGELNPKSLRLFYGGFSILMTVTPLVFLSDNLALFWILAEITTVVSAMLVASLAARENIDAALKYIFIASTAMLFAFIGLIFLFEMSRTGGGAGTLNWSELMTMSQGFDPAVSLAAFFFVFIGFSAKSGIVPFHTWLPDAHSKAPSAVSAVLSGVLLNIGIYGIIRVYAIIRQVPETETAGMFVLFFGILTVFVASMMMLRQHNLKKLIACSSIENMGLILIGLSFWTPFAVFWVLFQTLAHSLTKAELFLSAGIIHRQYKSENPAEEDVICDAFDMQPAASVFLVAGALAITGTPLFPVFLPKLFILLEAIRFDPLMGLLILLFIAIASFALFRFIWNALSCRSDGAGIKKPDHYPVAKGMHIGIVFLLVLMLYFGIMVPDWFYNYLNMIISELGLGGAL; translated from the coding sequence ATGACCGCCATTCTCTATCTCATCGCGGGAATCATCGCGTTCTCCCTCATAATGATCCTGAAAGGCCACAGATCGAAGAAAGTCATCCTCATCCTTCACTCCGCGGCAAACATCGCGATATCAGGGTACATCATGTTCGCCTGCGCCATCCCGGAGACCTCGGGATTCTTCAGGGTCGACCATCTCTCCGCATTCGAGGCGGGGCTCTCGTCCGTCGTGTTCTTCGCGGCATCCCTCTACGCGGGAGGATATGTCACACGCCTGATTGAAACCGGCGAGCTGAACCCGAAAAGCCTCAGGCTCTTCTACGGCGGATTCTCCATATTGATGACCGTAACGCCGCTGGTCTTCCTCTCCGACAACCTCGCATTGTTCTGGATACTCGCAGAGATAACCACCGTCGTCTCGGCGATGCTCGTTGCAAGCCTCGCGGCGAGGGAGAATATCGACGCGGCCCTGAAGTACATCTTCATCGCATCAACCGCGATGCTGTTCGCATTTATCGGGCTCATCTTCCTATTCGAGATGTCGAGAACCGGAGGGGGAGCGGGAACCCTGAACTGGTCGGAGCTTATGACCATGTCGCAGGGCTTTGATCCCGCAGTGTCGCTGGCGGCGTTTTTCTTCGTGTTCATCGGATTCTCGGCAAAGAGCGGTATCGTTCCGTTCCATACCTGGCTCCCGGATGCGCATTCAAAGGCCCCGTCCGCAGTTAGTGCAGTACTCTCGGGCGTTCTGCTCAATATAGGGATATACGGAATTATCCGCGTATATGCGATAATAAGGCAGGTCCCTGAGACAGAGACCGCAGGTATGTTCGTCCTCTTTTTCGGAATCCTGACTGTATTCGTCGCATCGATGATGATGCTCAGGCAGCACAACCTGAAGAAGCTGATCGCATGTTCGAGCATAGAGAATATGGGCCTGATCTTGATCGGCCTCTCGTTCTGGACGCCTTTTGCAGTATTCTGGGTATTGTTCCAAACCCTTGCGCACTCACTGACAAAGGCTGAGCTCTTCCTTTCGGCAGGAATCATTCACAGGCAGTACAAATCGGAAAACCCGGCAGAGGAGGACGTGATCTGCGACGCCTTCGATATGCAGCCCGCCGCTTCGGTATTCCTTGTTGCAGGCGCCCTTGCGATAACCGGAACTCCCCTCTTCCCGGTCTTCCTCCCGAAACTGTTCATACTGCTCGAAGCGATAAGATTCGATCCCCTGATGGGACTTCTAATACTGCTCTTTATCGCAATCGCCTCCTTCGCCCTGTTCAGGTTCATCTGGAACGCCCTCTCATGCAGGTCCGACGGTGCCGGCATCAAAAAGCCCGATCATTATCCGGTCGCAAAAGGCATGCACATCGGCATTGTGTTCCTGCTGGTGCTCATGCTTTATTTCGGGATCATGGTCCCGGACTGGTTCTACAATTACTTAAACATGATAATCTCTGAGCTCGGACTGGGAGGTGCATTGTAA
- a CDS encoding hydrogenase subunit — translation MIDAVMSDTVRVILVLILITAALIISTRTLSALVRVYSIQSLLITILACILWFMTREDTLLLIAAITFAAKVILIPSFITGIQKKIHIRRDLEFSYLKPAGSIVVSLMLMLLVYVVFSGVFGSFATENPLFFLGSIVGVSLMLMGMLVTFSRKKTITKVMGYLSMENGVLVFGCFATELPFIVEVMILVDLIILVILTTILTIGIDSSLEEFQERLVRYHIWPSGEDEQ, via the coding sequence ATGATCGACGCAGTCATGTCAGATACGGTCAGGGTAATACTCGTCCTGATACTGATAACAGCGGCGCTGATCATATCCACGAGGACTCTTTCCGCACTTGTCAGGGTATATTCGATACAGTCCCTGCTCATCACGATTTTGGCATGCATTCTCTGGTTTATGACAAGAGAGGACACGCTTCTCCTGATCGCCGCAATCACATTCGCGGCAAAAGTAATTCTTATTCCGTCGTTCATTACAGGAATCCAGAAAAAGATCCATATCAGGAGAGACCTCGAATTCAGCTACCTCAAACCGGCCGGTTCGATTGTCGTGTCGCTGATGCTCATGCTCCTGGTATACGTGGTGTTTTCAGGAGTCTTCGGCAGCTTCGCGACGGAAAACCCCCTCTTCTTCCTGGGTTCGATAGTCGGAGTATCGCTGATGCTGATGGGGATGCTTGTAACATTCAGCCGCAAAAAGACGATCACGAAGGTCATGGGATACCTTTCGATGGAGAACGGAGTGCTCGTATTCGGGTGCTTCGCCACTGAACTCCCCTTCATCGTCGAAGTGATGATCCTCGTAGATCTCATCATCCTCGTAATTCTTACGACAATCCTGACGATAGGAATCGACTCTTCACTCGAGGAGTTCCAGGAACGCCTGGTCAGGTATCACATCTGGCCGTCGGGGGAGGATGAACAATGA
- a CDS encoding respiratory chain complex I subunit 1 family protein, whose amino-acid sequence MITFESVIYCLLNAGVVILLAPLFMTVVKKVKAKMQGRQGPPLFQMYYNIAKLLSKEAVYSDTSSWVTRAVPVVSLAVMILAALFVPVIFIPDSFGGIGNIILFLYILAIGRFMISLAGLDAGSTFGGMGSSREMSLSTVIEPTIIIVAAALATVLGTLDIFEMFEKTTALDIATMPTLLLISISVFLILIIETSRVPVDNPETHLELTMIHEGMILEYSGRNLALMELSHAVKQAVYMGLLIGIIVPFGILGSGDLLVPGIFIAALLFLGKGLILAAIIGLFESSMAKMRFFSIPTLFMTAFFFSALTIIIEVFA is encoded by the coding sequence ATGATCACCTTTGAAAGCGTTATCTACTGCCTGTTGAACGCAGGCGTGGTGATTCTACTCGCACCGCTCTTCATGACAGTCGTCAAAAAAGTCAAGGCGAAAATGCAGGGAAGGCAGGGGCCACCGCTGTTCCAGATGTACTACAATATCGCCAAGCTTCTTTCAAAGGAGGCCGTCTACTCGGACACGTCTTCATGGGTAACGCGTGCTGTCCCCGTAGTTTCACTGGCGGTAATGATTCTTGCGGCCCTCTTCGTGCCTGTAATATTCATCCCTGATTCATTCGGGGGAATCGGAAACATAATCCTGTTCCTCTACATCCTGGCGATAGGGCGGTTCATGATCTCCCTTGCCGGACTCGATGCCGGGAGCACCTTCGGCGGGATGGGAAGCTCAAGAGAGATGAGCCTTTCGACCGTAATCGAACCCACGATCATAATCGTAGCGGCGGCACTTGCAACAGTCCTCGGAACGCTCGACATATTCGAGATGTTTGAAAAGACGACCGCACTCGACATTGCAACGATGCCGACCCTCCTCCTGATCTCGATATCCGTGTTCCTTATACTCATTATCGAGACATCACGTGTTCCGGTCGACAATCCCGAAACCCATCTCGAACTCACGATGATTCACGAGGGAATGATCCTCGAATACTCGGGAAGGAACCTCGCACTGATGGAGCTCTCGCATGCAGTCAAACAGGCGGTATACATGGGACTTTTGATCGGGATCATCGTTCCATTCGGGATTCTGGGCAGCGGGGACCTGCTGGTGCCCGGAATTTTTATCGCTGCACTCCTGTTCCTAGGGAAGGGGCTGATCCTTGCGGCGATCATAGGCCTTTTCGAGTCGTCGATGGCCAAAATGCGTTTCTTCAGCATACCCACGCTCTTCATGACCGCATTCTTCTTTTCGGCGCTGACCATCATCATCGAGGTGTTCGCATGA
- a CDS encoding proton-conducting transporter transmembrane domain-containing protein: protein MESELIITGLAFLALACVSATIATFAGEGKESLNKFSSFTGICGSLLTASGSFLAFAGDREIILGTYPLAPGLDLYFGIDRLSGIFLLLLGIVSCAVSLYILGDLGAGENKNLQNRISTRNALMYGFIISMALVLISRDIVGFILSWELMAVSSFLLVMFEYEDKKTQRAGMYYFAMTQLSTVFIISGFLALVSESGSYTFSGIAPVSGDPGSLIFCLLLVGFSIKAGVIPLHKWLPYAHPAAPSAISALMSGVMLNIAVYGLLRILLDITEIEIWWGGVIIVLGLLSAVLGVMYAMKESDIKALLAYSSIENIGIIFLGIGLFVLFTASSYEFLGMLALAGAIFHAFSHGIVKSLLFMTAGSVVHSVHTRDIDEMGGLIKRMPKTGLIFFVGAIAISAIPPLCCFAGELMIFESLIYSFQEVGAYMRLLILVILSLFALTSAMSAACFVKAFGISFLGLPRSRCAEEAEEVHSGAVAGPAILAGVCILTGVFSGMIMDFAGYPGFLPDMLSVSLLLLLVVLLVYASLKTIRHPSDRISVTWDCGIRRPASRIEYTSEGFSQPLVTIFSSMFRTRQCLEKEYCDSEGCIFKSGTGGIRLIRFFEEYIYIPAGRAVERFAELISRHQNGSLDTYLLYLFITVVSVIIYLGLMQ, encoded by the coding sequence ATGGAATCGGAATTAATAATCACAGGTCTGGCTTTTCTGGCTTTGGCCTGTGTCTCTGCGACTATCGCAACATTCGCCGGAGAAGGCAAAGAGTCATTAAACAAATTCTCCTCATTCACGGGGATCTGCGGTTCGCTGCTGACTGCATCGGGGTCTTTTCTGGCTTTTGCAGGAGACAGGGAGATTATTCTCGGCACTTATCCGCTTGCTCCGGGACTCGACCTGTATTTCGGGATAGACAGACTGTCGGGAATTTTCCTTCTCCTGCTTGGAATTGTGTCGTGCGCAGTATCTCTCTATATACTCGGCGACCTGGGAGCAGGAGAAAATAAGAATCTTCAAAACCGCATCAGTACGCGAAACGCCCTGATGTACGGATTCATAATATCCATGGCGCTGGTCCTCATATCGAGGGACATCGTCGGGTTCATACTCAGCTGGGAGCTCATGGCGGTATCCTCGTTTCTTCTTGTAATGTTCGAATACGAGGACAAAAAAACGCAGAGGGCCGGGATGTATTATTTTGCTATGACCCAGCTTTCGACCGTGTTCATAATTTCCGGGTTCCTGGCGCTGGTAAGTGAATCGGGGAGTTATACCTTCAGCGGGATCGCTCCCGTATCGGGAGATCCCGGTAGCCTGATCTTCTGCCTTCTTCTGGTCGGTTTTTCGATAAAGGCCGGTGTGATACCGCTGCACAAATGGCTTCCGTATGCACACCCGGCTGCACCTTCGGCAATATCCGCACTGATGTCCGGCGTAATGCTGAATATTGCGGTCTACGGTCTCCTGAGAATTCTCCTTGACATCACTGAAATCGAGATCTGGTGGGGCGGAGTAATAATCGTGCTCGGCCTGCTTTCCGCCGTTCTCGGAGTCATGTACGCGATGAAGGAATCCGATATAAAAGCACTTCTGGCATACAGCAGCATCGAAAATATCGGGATCATATTCCTCGGAATCGGATTGTTCGTCCTCTTTACCGCCTCCTCCTATGAATTTCTCGGGATGCTCGCACTTGCAGGAGCCATCTTCCATGCATTCAGCCATGGAATCGTCAAGTCGCTCCTGTTCATGACAGCCGGGTCCGTGGTTCATTCCGTTCATACGAGAGATATCGACGAGATGGGAGGGCTCATAAAAAGAATGCCGAAGACAGGTCTCATCTTTTTTGTCGGGGCGATCGCGATATCTGCAATTCCCCCTCTATGCTGTTTCGCCGGGGAACTGATGATATTCGAATCACTGATCTACTCGTTCCAGGAGGTCGGAGCATATATGCGGCTTTTAATCCTGGTAATCCTCTCCCTCTTCGCCCTCACGAGTGCGATGTCAGCCGCATGCTTCGTGAAGGCATTCGGGATCTCCTTCCTGGGGCTCCCACGGTCAAGATGTGCCGAAGAGGCGGAAGAGGTCCATTCCGGAGCGGTAGCCGGCCCCGCGATCCTTGCAGGCGTGTGCATCCTTACCGGAGTGTTCTCCGGGATGATTATGGATTTTGCAGGCTACCCCGGATTCCTTCCGGACATGCTCTCAGTCAGCCTCCTGCTGCTCCTGGTTGTTTTATTGGTCTACGCTTCGCTTAAGACCATTAGGCATCCTTCCGACAGGATCTCGGTGACATGGGACTGCGGAATACGAAGGCCGGCATCACGAATCGAATATACATCCGAGGGATTTTCACAGCCCCTCGTAACAATATTTTCGTCGATGTTCAGGACAAGGCAGTGCCTTGAAAAAGAATATTGCGATTCTGAAGGATGCATCTTCAAATCCGGCACCGGCGGGATCAGGCTCATCCGGTTTTTTGAAGAGTACATATACATCCCTGCCGGACGTGCCGTCGAAAGATTCGCAGAACTCATATCAAGGCACCAGAACGGCAGTCTCGATACATATCTCCTGTACCTTTTCATCACCGTCGTTTCGGTTATAATATACCTGGGGCTGATGCAATGA
- a CDS encoding formate/nitrite transporter family protein, which produces MVFHAPVTIVAKTGDAGKYKVGLPAWNMLLRGFMAGAYIAIGGALATVCSTGVSATLGAGIAKLVLGAVFPVGLIIIVLTGAELFTGDAMFAPMAAFIHKVSWASVLNLWVWVYIGNLIGSLVYAFFMAYGPLTSWSGSTGTATVFGLTAVNIAVGKVSYAGFFGMFSAFLKAICCNWLVNLAILLGICADDAIGKIVGIWFPIMAFVSSGFEHCVANMYFIPAGIMTAPYLTADQAASIGLAKIQGLNWVTMWTNNIIIVTIGNIVGGLFFVGVLYYYAFKKEIEASK; this is translated from the coding sequence ATGGTATTTCATGCCCCTGTTACTATTGTAGCTAAAACTGGAGATGCAGGCAAGTATAAAGTAGGCCTGCCTGCATGGAATATGCTCCTCCGCGGATTCATGGCCGGAGCATATATCGCAATAGGAGGTGCCCTGGCGACAGTCTGTTCGACGGGAGTCTCGGCAACGCTTGGTGCGGGTATTGCAAAACTTGTTTTGGGTGCTGTCTTCCCTGTCGGGCTTATTATCATCGTTCTTACCGGTGCTGAACTCTTTACCGGAGATGCGATGTTTGCCCCGATGGCAGCTTTCATCCATAAGGTGAGCTGGGCTTCTGTCCTGAATTTGTGGGTCTGGGTTTATATCGGAAACCTGATCGGATCGCTGGTCTACGCGTTCTTCATGGCCTACGGCCCGCTCACAAGCTGGTCTGGAAGCACGGGTACGGCAACTGTTTTCGGCTTAACGGCCGTCAATATTGCTGTCGGAAAAGTATCTTATGCAGGTTTCTTCGGGATGTTCTCTGCATTCCTAAAGGCGATCTGTTGTAACTGGCTCGTTAACCTCGCAATTCTTCTTGGAATTTGTGCGGACGATGCGATCGGCAAGATTGTCGGAATATGGTTCCCGATCATGGCTTTCGTATCGTCAGGATTCGAGCACTGTGTAGCGAACATGTACTTCATCCCTGCAGGGATAATGACCGCCCCCTACCTTACGGCCGATCAGGCTGCTTCAATAGGTCTTGCAAAAATCCAGGGCCTTAACTGGGTCACGATGTGGACTAACAACATCATCATCGTAACCATAGGAAACATCGTAGGCGGACTGTTCTTCGTAGGAGTCCTGTATTACTACGCATTCAAGAAAGAGATTGAAGCGAGCAAATAA